In a single window of the Pedococcus dokdonensis genome:
- a CDS encoding GntR family transcriptional regulator translates to MAQPRRQSGIVSLLTREDAYVSGPQVLSELRRVIASGAVPPGSPIPLDDVAAFFGVSLIPVREALKTLLGEGLLEHQPRLGYTVTALSQAELDELYVVRGALEAAALEAAVRQSGPVDHERASQIHEALDRAVAADDAAGFQRASREFHEALLAPCRMPRLLHMLDIAWNLTEPVQTMMRTTEQDRAGMREDHQRMLDAFVARDAEGLKAAAHEHHDRLTACIARIGD, encoded by the coding sequence ATGGCGCAGCCGCGACGGCAGTCGGGCATCGTCAGCCTGCTCACCCGTGAGGACGCCTACGTCTCCGGGCCGCAGGTGCTGTCCGAGCTGCGTCGGGTGATCGCCTCGGGCGCCGTGCCCCCGGGCAGCCCGATCCCGCTCGACGACGTCGCGGCCTTCTTCGGGGTGAGCCTGATCCCGGTCCGGGAGGCGCTCAAGACGCTGCTCGGCGAGGGGCTGCTGGAGCACCAGCCACGGCTCGGCTACACCGTCACCGCCCTCTCGCAGGCCGAGCTCGACGAGCTGTACGTCGTGCGCGGCGCCCTGGAGGCGGCCGCCCTCGAAGCCGCGGTGCGCCAGTCCGGGCCGGTGGACCACGAGCGTGCCTCCCAGATCCACGAAGCCCTGGACCGAGCGGTCGCCGCGGACGACGCGGCCGGCTTCCAGCGGGCCAGCCGTGAGTTCCACGAGGCGCTGCTGGCGCCCTGTCGGATGCCCCGGTTGCTGCACATGCTCGACATCGCCTGGAACCTCACCGAGCCGGTGCAGACCATGATGCGGACCACCGAGCAGGACCGCGCCGGGATGCGGGAGGACCACCAGCGGATGCTCGACGCGTTCGTGGCCCGGGACGCCGAGGGGCTGAAGGCGGCTGCCCATGAGCACCACGACCGGCTGACCGCCTGCATCGCGCGCATCGGCGACTGA
- a CDS encoding bifunctional allantoicase/(S)-ureidoglycine aminohydrolase — MTRPRYYAPAGGLPPQTQLTTDRAVFTEAYAVLPRGTMTDIVTSLLPFWEQTRLWVIARPLSGFSETFSQYIVEVSPGGGSDRPELDPRAEGVVFVVAGALTLTLGDATHELAEGGYAFIPPGQEWTLHNRGEGTATFHWIRKAYQVVDGIDAPEAFVTNEADVVAGEMPGTNGAWTTQRFVDPTDIRHDMHVNIVNFEPGGAIPFPETHVMEHGLYVLEGKAMYLLNDDWVEVQEGDFMWLRAFCPQACYAGGPGRFRYLLYKDVNRHAVLSRQLV, encoded by the coding sequence ATGACGAGGCCGCGCTACTACGCCCCTGCCGGAGGCCTGCCGCCGCAGACCCAGCTGACCACCGATCGCGCGGTGTTCACCGAGGCCTATGCCGTCCTGCCGCGAGGGACGATGACCGACATCGTCACGAGCCTCCTGCCCTTCTGGGAGCAGACGCGACTGTGGGTGATCGCGCGCCCGCTGTCCGGGTTCTCGGAGACGTTCTCCCAGTACATCGTCGAGGTGTCGCCGGGGGGTGGCTCCGACCGGCCCGAGCTCGACCCGCGCGCCGAGGGCGTGGTCTTCGTCGTGGCGGGTGCGCTGACGCTCACCCTCGGCGACGCCACCCACGAGCTGGCTGAGGGCGGCTACGCGTTCATCCCGCCGGGCCAGGAGTGGACCCTGCACAACCGCGGCGAGGGGACCGCGACGTTCCACTGGATCCGCAAGGCCTACCAGGTCGTCGACGGCATCGACGCGCCCGAGGCGTTCGTGACCAACGAGGCCGACGTGGTCGCGGGGGAGATGCCGGGCACCAACGGGGCCTGGACCACGCAGCGGTTCGTCGACCCGACCGACATCCGCCACGACATGCACGTCAACATCGTGAACTTCGAGCCCGGCGGGGCGATCCCGTTCCCCGAGACCCACGTGATGGAGCACGGTCTCTACGTGCTCGAGGGCAAGGCGATGTACCTGCTCAACGACGACTGGGTCGAGGTGCAGGAGGGCGACTTCATGTGGCTGCGCGCGTTCTGCCCGCAGGCCTGCTACGCCGGCGGGCCGGGACGGTTCCGCTACCTGCTCTACAAGGACGTCAACCGGCACGCGGTGCTGAGCCGCCAGCTGGTCTAG
- the allB gene encoding allantoinase AllB — translation MAGSDRPQRKESGVAAQVVIRARRAVVDGAEQSVAVSVADGRIVAVDPYDTVVPGADVIELSDDEVLLPGLVDAHVHVNEPGRTEWEGFASATRAAAAGGVTTIIDMPLNSIPPTVSVAALEEKRAVARDQAYVDVGFWGGAVPGNLPDLRPLHEAGVFGFKCFLLHSGVDEFPHLSAGELREALAETATFDALVIVHAEDEQTIESSPQPHGQGYAGFLGSRPKEAEERAIAEVIDATRETGGRAHILHLSDADAIPLIATAQAEGLRVSVETCPHYLTLDAEEIPDGATQFKCCPPIREHDNQDRLWAGLEDGVIRTIVSDHSPCTEELKRFDSGDFGEAWGGIAGLQLGLPAIWTEARERGHSLVDVVRWMGEGPADQVGLTDRGRIAVGSPADLVVFAPDESFTVDVAALRHKNPVSAYAGRTLTGAVRQTWLHGIPVDIDADPRGRLLTRGQS, via the coding sequence ATGGCAGGGTCGGATCGGCCCCAACGGAAGGAGTCGGGCGTGGCGGCACAGGTGGTCATCAGGGCCAGGCGTGCGGTGGTCGACGGTGCCGAGCAGTCGGTCGCAGTCTCGGTCGCCGATGGGCGGATCGTGGCGGTCGACCCCTACGACACGGTGGTGCCGGGGGCCGACGTCATCGAGCTGTCCGACGACGAGGTGCTGCTGCCCGGACTGGTCGACGCCCACGTCCACGTCAACGAGCCCGGGCGCACCGAGTGGGAGGGCTTCGCGAGCGCGACCCGTGCCGCCGCAGCCGGCGGCGTCACGACGATCATCGACATGCCACTCAACTCGATCCCCCCGACCGTCTCGGTCGCGGCCCTCGAGGAGAAGCGTGCCGTGGCGCGCGACCAGGCCTACGTCGACGTGGGCTTCTGGGGTGGCGCGGTGCCGGGCAACCTGCCCGACCTTCGCCCGTTGCACGAGGCCGGGGTCTTCGGGTTCAAGTGCTTCCTGCTGCACTCCGGGGTCGACGAGTTCCCACACCTGTCCGCCGGCGAGCTGCGCGAGGCACTCGCCGAGACGGCCACCTTCGACGCCCTGGTCATCGTGCACGCCGAGGACGAGCAGACCATCGAGTCGTCCCCCCAGCCGCACGGCCAGGGGTATGCCGGGTTCCTGGGTTCGCGTCCGAAGGAGGCGGAGGAGCGGGCCATCGCCGAGGTGATCGACGCGACCCGCGAGACCGGCGGGCGCGCGCACATCCTGCACCTGTCCGACGCCGACGCGATCCCGTTGATCGCCACGGCCCAGGCCGAGGGGCTGCGGGTGTCCGTCGAGACCTGCCCGCACTACCTCACCCTCGACGCCGAGGAGATCCCCGACGGCGCGACGCAGTTCAAGTGCTGCCCGCCGATCCGCGAGCACGACAACCAGGACCGGCTCTGGGCCGGTCTCGAGGACGGCGTGATCCGGACCATCGTGTCGGACCACTCACCGTGCACCGAGGAGCTCAAGCGGTTCGACTCCGGCGACTTCGGCGAGGCGTGGGGCGGCATCGCCGGCCTCCAGCTCGGCCTCCCCGCCATCTGGACCGAGGCGCGCGAGCGAGGCCACTCCCTGGTCGACGTGGTGCGCTGGATGGGTGAGGGGCCGGCCGACCAGGTGGGGCTGACCGATCGCGGCCGGATCGCGGTCGGCTCGCCGGCCGACCTCGTCGTGTTCGCCCCCGACGAGTCCTTCACCGTCGACGTCGCCGCCCTGCGCCACAAGAACCCCGTGTCGGCGTATGCCGGCCGCACGCTCACCGGGGCGGTGCGCCAGACCTGGCTGCACGGCATACCGGTCGACATCGACGCCGACCCCCGCGGTCGGCTCCTGACGAGAGGACAGTCATGA
- a CDS encoding fumarylacetoacetate hydrolase family protein, translating into MRFARVGQAGAERPVVVAADGSLLDLGGLAADLGGDFLGRLNSVDPAALQRIPATDDVRFGAPIARPGKVVGIGLNYRDHAAEARVPLPMEPVVFLKAPTSVCGPTDDIRMLPQSVSTDFEVELGVVMGRALKDERDHDRALASVAGYVLAHDVSDRALQLERGGTWTKGKSADTFCPVGPWLVTPDELGDPGDVRLRLSVNDTPRQDGSTRDMLFSVAEILCYVSGLMTLEPGDLVITGTPAGVAMGQPEPRPYLRHGDVVRADGGVLGSHRSRVVDRARSVTPAAAG; encoded by the coding sequence ATGAGGTTCGCACGGGTCGGCCAGGCCGGGGCCGAGCGGCCCGTGGTGGTCGCGGCCGACGGCTCGCTGCTCGACCTGGGTGGTCTGGCCGCTGACCTCGGCGGCGACTTCCTGGGCCGACTCAACTCGGTGGATCCTGCTGCACTGCAACGCATCCCTGCTACCGACGACGTGCGGTTCGGCGCGCCGATCGCCCGTCCCGGCAAGGTCGTCGGGATCGGCCTCAACTACCGCGACCACGCGGCCGAGGCCAGGGTGCCGCTGCCGATGGAGCCGGTCGTCTTCCTCAAGGCGCCGACGTCGGTGTGCGGGCCGACCGACGACATCCGGATGCTCCCGCAGTCGGTCAGCACCGACTTCGAGGTGGAGCTCGGTGTCGTGATGGGTCGCGCGCTGAAGGACGAGCGCGACCACGACCGGGCGCTGGCGTCGGTCGCCGGCTACGTCCTCGCGCACGACGTGTCCGACCGAGCCCTCCAGCTCGAGCGGGGTGGCACCTGGACCAAGGGCAAGTCGGCCGACACGTTCTGCCCCGTCGGGCCCTGGCTGGTCACGCCCGACGAGCTCGGCGACCCCGGCGACGTCCGTCTGCGGTTGTCGGTCAACGACACGCCGCGCCAGGACGGCTCGACGCGAGACATGCTCTTCTCGGTGGCCGAGATCCTGTGCTACGTCAGTGGTCTCATGACCTTGGAGCCTGGCGACCTCGTGATCACGGGCACCCCCGCCGGGGTGGCCATGGGCCAGCCCGAGCCGCGTCCCTACCTGCGCCACGGCGACGTCGTGCGCGCCGACGGGGGAGTGCTCGGCAGCCACCGCAGCCGCGTCGTCGACCGGGCACGTTCGGTGACACCGGCAGCGGCGGGCTGA
- a CDS encoding NCS1 family nucleobase:cation symporter-1: MSTTEKPFETEEAAAAAGFATHHGEHDHGAGAGLIKPSYDERLTNEDLAPLKEQTWSWYNIFAFWMSDVHSVGGYITAGSLFALGLTSWQVFVCLIVGITIVLFFCNLVAKPSQRTGVPYPVICRSVFGVLGANIPAIIRGLIAVAWYGIQTYLASASLDILLVRMWPGLQPYADVTQHGFLGLSTLGYATFALLWVAQAAVFWTGMNTIRKFIDFAGPAVYVVMIALCIYLLSKAGWSVNLNLSDHELSGGKVFTTMLAATALVVSYFSGPMLNFGDFSRYGRTFKAVKKGNFWGLPVNFVFFSLLTVLTAAATLPVYGKLITDPVETVGHIDNTFALVLAALTFTTATIGINIVANFVSPAFDFSNVSPQKISWRMGGMIAAVGSVLLTPWNLYNSPETIHYTLDTLGAFIGPLFGVLIAHYYVVHKQRVCVDDLFTLDESGAYHYKRGYNPAAIWTTAIAAAFALAAVFVPGINRFDDYSWFIGCGVGFAVYALLAPRMGVSDSPLDQKVCVK, encoded by the coding sequence ATGAGCACCACCGAAAAGCCCTTCGAGACCGAAGAGGCAGCTGCCGCTGCCGGGTTCGCGACCCACCACGGGGAGCACGACCACGGCGCAGGAGCGGGTCTGATCAAGCCGTCGTACGACGAGCGCCTGACCAACGAGGACCTCGCCCCGCTCAAGGAGCAGACCTGGTCCTGGTACAACATCTTCGCTTTCTGGATGTCCGATGTGCACAGCGTCGGCGGCTACATCACCGCCGGCAGCCTGTTCGCGCTCGGCCTCACCAGCTGGCAGGTCTTCGTGTGCCTCATCGTCGGCATCACGATCGTGCTCTTCTTCTGCAACCTGGTCGCGAAGCCGAGCCAGCGCACCGGAGTCCCCTACCCGGTGATCTGCCGCTCCGTCTTCGGGGTCCTGGGCGCGAACATCCCGGCCATCATCCGAGGCCTGATCGCGGTGGCCTGGTACGGCATCCAGACCTATCTCGCGTCGGCGTCGCTCGACATCCTGCTGGTGCGGATGTGGCCCGGTCTGCAGCCCTACGCCGACGTGACGCAACACGGCTTCCTCGGCCTCTCCACCCTCGGCTACGCGACCTTCGCCCTCCTCTGGGTCGCGCAGGCAGCGGTGTTCTGGACCGGCATGAACACAATTCGCAAGTTCATCGACTTCGCCGGTCCGGCCGTCTACGTCGTCATGATCGCGCTCTGCATCTACCTGCTCTCCAAGGCCGGCTGGAGCGTCAACCTCAACCTGTCGGACCACGAGCTCAGCGGTGGCAAGGTCTTCACCACCATGCTGGCGGCCACCGCCCTGGTCGTGTCGTACTTCTCCGGGCCGATGCTCAACTTCGGTGACTTCTCCCGCTACGGCCGCACCTTCAAGGCCGTCAAGAAGGGCAACTTCTGGGGTCTGCCGGTCAACTTCGTCTTCTTCTCCCTGCTGACCGTCCTCACCGCGGCAGCCACCCTCCCGGTCTACGGCAAGCTGATCACCGACCCGGTGGAGACCGTCGGCCACATCGACAACACCTTCGCCCTGGTGCTGGCGGCACTCACCTTCACCACGGCAACGATCGGCATCAACATCGTCGCCAACTTCGTCTCGCCGGCCTTCGACTTCTCCAACGTCAGCCCGCAGAAGATCAGCTGGCGGATGGGCGGCATGATCGCCGCGGTCGGCTCGGTCCTGCTCACGCCGTGGAACCTCTACAACAGCCCCGAGACGATCCACTACACGCTCGACACCCTGGGCGCCTTCATCGGCCCGCTCTTCGGGGTGCTGATCGCGCACTACTACGTCGTGCACAAGCAGCGGGTCTGCGTCGACGACCTGTTCACCCTCGACGAGTCGGGCGCCTACCACTACAAGCGCGGCTACAACCCGGCCGCCATCTGGACGACCGCCATCGCAGCCGCCTTCGCCCTCGCGGCGGTGTTCGTCCCGGGCATCAACCGGTTCGACGACTACTCCTGGTTCATCGGCTGCGGCGTCGGCTTCGCGGTCTACGCGCTGCTCGCCCCCCGCATGGGCGTCAGCGACAGCCCGCTCGACCAGAAGGTGTGCGTCAAGTGA